In one window of Bdellovibrio bacteriovorus W DNA:
- a CDS encoding AMP nucleosidase (COG0775 Nucleoside phosphorylase) produces MKTKKDIVENWLPRYTGVPLNEFGEYILLTNFGNYVKMFAERFNVPVNGLDKPMQSATAENITILNFGMGSALAATCMDLLTAIQPKAVLFLGKCGGIKKKNQLGDFILPIAAIRGEGTSNEYIPQEVPALPSFSLQKAVSETIAKHQCDYWTGTVFTTNRRVWEHDENFKDYLHRTRAMAVDMETATIFVTGFVNEIPRGALLLVSDNPMVPEGVKTEESDKKVTTNFVEKHIAIGIDALRELRDSGSSVKHMRFD; encoded by the coding sequence ATGAAAACAAAAAAAGATATCGTAGAGAATTGGTTGCCACGTTACACAGGAGTTCCTCTTAATGAATTTGGCGAATACATTCTTCTTACAAATTTCGGTAACTACGTAAAAATGTTTGCTGAGCGCTTCAACGTTCCTGTGAATGGTCTTGATAAACCCATGCAATCAGCGACTGCTGAAAATATTACGATTCTAAACTTTGGAATGGGCAGTGCTCTTGCTGCAACTTGTATGGATCTACTAACAGCTATTCAGCCTAAAGCCGTTTTGTTTTTAGGTAAGTGTGGTGGAATCAAAAAGAAGAACCAACTAGGCGACTTCATTCTTCCAATCGCTGCGATCCGTGGTGAAGGCACAAGCAATGAGTACATTCCTCAAGAAGTACCGGCTCTTCCTTCTTTCAGTTTGCAAAAAGCTGTTTCAGAGACGATCGCTAAGCATCAGTGTGACTACTGGACAGGAACGGTATTCACAACAAACCGTCGCGTCTGGGAACACGATGAGAACTTTAAAGATTATCTCCACCGCACTCGCGCCATGGCCGTTGACATGGAAACAGCAACTATCTTCGTGACTGGATTTGTGAACGAGATTCCTCGTGGTGCTCTTTTATTGGTATCAGATAATCCAATGGTTCCAGAAGGCGTGAAAACAGAAGAGAGCGATAAGAAAGTGACTACTAACTTTGTTGAAAAGCATATCGCAATTGGTATCGATGCACTTCGCGAGTTGAGAGACTCTGGTTCGTCAGTGAAGCACATGCGCTTTGACTGA
- a CDS encoding hypothetical protein (COG2204 Response regulator containing CheY-like receiver, AAA-type ATPase, and DNA-binding domains) — translation MSRTVMIVVSDNQETIENARKYWENHDVTVQAYSSSQWREGMDNAFFRQQLVAGVPSLVSGSSPVNSEVSGGGNVIQFPTVTPAASNVQKMEEIEAQAIENAILQYKGNLTEAAKALGIGRATLYRKVKQYQIDPSAARRKKVIAA, via the coding sequence ATGTCACGCACAGTTATGATCGTGGTGAGCGATAACCAGGAAACCATCGAGAACGCAAGGAAGTATTGGGAGAATCACGATGTGACAGTTCAAGCATATTCATCGTCACAATGGCGTGAGGGTATGGATAATGCGTTTTTCAGACAACAACTTGTGGCAGGTGTACCTTCATTGGTATCAGGATCAAGTCCAGTAAACTCAGAAGTTAGCGGTGGTGGAAATGTTATTCAATTCCCAACTGTAACTCCAGCAGCTTCCAACGTACAAAAGATGGAAGAAATCGAAGCTCAAGCTATTGAGAATGCAATTCTTCAGTACAAAGGTAATCTAACTGAAGCAGCAAAAGCTCTTGGTATTGGTCGTGCGACTCTTTATAGAAAAGTGAAGCAATACCAAATCGATCCTTCAGCGGCTCGCCGTAAAAAGGTTATCGCAGCTTAA
- a CDS encoding carboxy-terminal processing protease (COG0793 Periplasmic protease), which yields MMKNILAAFLLLSIMVFVGLRLSKPSAHFQNPYPVFCDFVAEKIFISDEELTSWKKTCHSRSRLVTEKSPPELLIKDMNNVLGILGVSHLEIFAPQEVKSIWKGENSETGIEAQFVDSELIVFKVHPASPAADAGIKKGDIVRSINGEQPNPWDVRTQTGIYEVVQGGVLTDIYLKARSIVRAEGISVQRFNDQSAQLAVPSFRSSYFDEKNLDRLREDLKKYKKIVVDLRGNAGGNFVAGLRFLSLFMCESQEVGKLIKPKFPEEVSAELPNTLQDTEQLKVLDVSKEVVLRTYQNSNCYKGIVRVLVDGRTASVAELVAQALKDYRQATVEGAPSRGHLLVGVWYPMPEVGQGVEISIPEAVYETTLGRRIEHHGVEVDRVLYYDIAEMQAGIDSWVKNALD from the coding sequence TTGATGAAGAACATTCTTGCTGCCTTTCTTCTTTTATCTATTATGGTCTTCGTAGGCCTTCGCCTATCGAAACCTTCTGCTCATTTTCAAAATCCATATCCTGTCTTCTGTGACTTTGTTGCAGAGAAAATTTTTATTTCTGATGAAGAGCTAACGTCCTGGAAGAAAACTTGCCATAGCCGCAGTCGGCTTGTGACAGAGAAGTCTCCGCCGGAGCTTTTAATCAAAGATATGAATAATGTCCTAGGGATTTTAGGTGTTTCGCACTTAGAGATTTTTGCTCCTCAAGAGGTAAAGTCTATTTGGAAGGGTGAGAACTCTGAAACAGGCATTGAAGCACAATTTGTTGATAGTGAGCTGATCGTCTTTAAAGTTCATCCCGCCTCTCCAGCAGCGGATGCTGGAATCAAAAAAGGTGACATCGTTCGCTCCATTAACGGGGAGCAACCCAATCCTTGGGATGTGCGCACTCAAACTGGGATTTATGAAGTAGTTCAAGGCGGAGTGCTGACAGATATTTATCTCAAAGCTCGCAGTATTGTGCGTGCCGAAGGGATATCTGTTCAAAGGTTTAATGATCAATCGGCGCAGTTGGCAGTTCCCTCTTTTCGTTCTTCTTATTTTGATGAAAAGAATCTGGATCGTCTGCGCGAGGATTTAAAAAAATATAAAAAGATCGTGGTTGATTTGCGTGGCAATGCCGGCGGAAACTTTGTTGCAGGCTTGCGTTTCTTAAGTCTCTTTATGTGTGAATCGCAAGAAGTCGGAAAGTTGATTAAACCAAAGTTTCCTGAAGAGGTCTCGGCGGAACTTCCGAATACTTTGCAAGACACTGAACAGTTAAAAGTTTTGGATGTCAGTAAAGAGGTTGTCCTAAGAACTTATCAGAACTCAAACTGTTATAAGGGAATTGTACGTGTACTTGTCGACGGCAGAACGGCTTCTGTGGCGGAGTTGGTGGCGCAAGCATTGAAAGACTATCGTCAAGCCACGGTAGAAGGCGCGCCTAGTCGAGGACATTTGTTGGTTGGAGTGTGGTATCCGATGCCCGAAGTGGGGCAAGGAGTTGAAATCTCGATTCCTGAAGCGGTTTATGAGACGACATTGGGAAGAAGAATTGAACATCATGGTGTGGAAGTAGATCGAGTTCTCTATTATGACATAGCGGAAATGCAGGCTGGTATTGACTCTTGGGTGAAAAATGCTCTGGACTAG
- a CDS encoding putative integral membrane protein (COG0705 Uncharacterized membrane protein (homolog of Drosophila rhomboid)): MIIPYPVELKEIHKLPVTTMLVCLNIFLFVIYFSGHDSAIYSSPLLQADGLAMTGRMYQQYIQDTGNERERPEWVREIRNEDRGQLGVLGAYALRDNQFISLAKAFNFAGDSVRIAEWKENVEKYQAEYQKSILTKFGLSAQSKGPLAWLTYQFSHSNWMHLFSNVIYLLFIGAAVEMVAGSAALLAVYVLGGIGGGIAYTFADPYSITPVIGASACVSALLAFYCVVEKRKRVRYFYFVFPRPNMFGPIYLPTLLIVPLFLVADFASLWSSPVGLGGGIAYSAHIGGSLIGILIGILYRIRSHYHSNAISLN; the protein is encoded by the coding sequence ATGATCATTCCTTATCCCGTTGAACTTAAAGAAATCCATAAGCTTCCAGTGACGACGATGTTAGTCTGTCTGAATATATTCCTATTCGTGATTTACTTTAGCGGACATGACAGTGCTATTTACTCATCGCCATTACTGCAAGCCGATGGCTTAGCTATGACGGGAAGGATGTATCAACAATACATCCAAGATACTGGTAATGAACGCGAACGCCCCGAGTGGGTGCGAGAAATTCGTAACGAAGATCGAGGTCAGTTGGGGGTCCTTGGAGCCTATGCTCTACGCGACAATCAGTTTATTTCGTTAGCGAAGGCTTTTAACTTTGCTGGAGACTCTGTTCGTATCGCCGAATGGAAAGAGAACGTAGAAAAGTATCAAGCCGAGTATCAAAAAAGCATTCTTACAAAGTTCGGTCTCAGTGCCCAGTCGAAGGGGCCTTTAGCATGGCTGACGTATCAGTTTTCCCATTCCAACTGGATGCATCTATTTAGCAACGTGATTTATTTATTATTTATTGGTGCTGCTGTTGAAATGGTCGCAGGAAGTGCAGCCCTTCTGGCGGTCTATGTTCTAGGCGGAATCGGTGGTGGGATCGCGTATACTTTTGCTGATCCCTATAGCATCACGCCCGTGATTGGGGCCAGTGCCTGTGTGAGTGCCCTGTTGGCATTCTACTGTGTTGTAGAGAAGCGCAAGAGGGTTCGCTATTTTTATTTTGTTTTTCCAAGGCCCAATATGTTTGGACCTATTTACCTTCCTACGCTCCTTATCGTTCCGCTATTTTTGGTGGCTGATTTTGCAAGTCTTTGGAGTTCGCCTGTGGGGTTAGGGGGAGGGATTGCGTACTCGGCTCATATTGGCGGAAGTCTAATAGGGATTCTTATTGGAATACTTTATCGCATTCGCAGTCATTATCACTCTAATGCAATTAGTTTGAATTGA
- a CDS encoding hypothetical protein (COG2356 Endonuclease I), producing the protein MSFVNLIKSVIVLTLLIPVLGEANQSQSVPYYGDDFYQDLRSGASNVKLRERLKTIFNSVHQVRANGNDVIAPKNCKGECYQHTPTGYTAARVFLMGNFYLVKNGKEYSVHDVYCDRDLSRDDFKGAPPAPGRIPDNRVINVEHTWPQSRFTKRYSDEMQKSDLHHLFPTDSQLNSIRGNNIFGEVTQDLIDLKCPASRFGVGSAGTEEVFEPPQDHKGNVARALFYFAVRYEMEIDQKEEAILRKWHREDPIDQEEIVRNEAIFKVQKTRNPFIDFPELVEKIANF; encoded by the coding sequence ATGAGTTTTGTAAACCTCATTAAGTCAGTGATTGTTTTAACACTTTTAATTCCTGTGCTTGGCGAAGCAAATCAATCGCAAAGTGTTCCCTATTACGGGGATGATTTTTATCAAGACTTGAGATCTGGGGCGAGCAACGTAAAGCTTCGCGAAAGATTGAAAACTATCTTTAACAGCGTTCATCAAGTTCGGGCTAACGGTAACGATGTTATTGCGCCTAAGAACTGCAAAGGCGAATGCTACCAACACACCCCAACGGGTTACACAGCGGCGCGCGTGTTTCTAATGGGGAACTTCTACTTAGTTAAAAATGGAAAAGAGTATTCTGTTCACGATGTTTACTGTGACAGAGATTTATCCCGTGACGATTTTAAAGGAGCTCCACCAGCTCCAGGTCGCATTCCTGACAATCGGGTGATCAACGTAGAGCACACATGGCCACAAAGTCGTTTTACAAAAAGATACTCCGATGAAATGCAAAAATCAGATCTTCATCACCTGTTCCCAACGGACTCTCAGTTAAACTCTATCCGTGGGAATAATATTTTTGGTGAAGTGACTCAAGATTTGATTGATCTAAAATGCCCAGCTTCTCGTTTTGGAGTAGGCTCTGCGGGGACTGAAGAGGTCTTTGAGCCACCTCAAGACCATAAAGGGAATGTGGCCCGTGCCCTGTTCTACTTTGCAGTGAGATATGAAATGGAAATCGATCAAAAAGAAGAGGCGATTCTTCGTAAGTGGCACCGTGAGGACCCGATTGATCAAGAGGAGATCGTTCGCAATGAGGCGATCTTTAAGGTTCAGAAGACTCGCAATCCGTTTATTGATTTCCCAGAACTTGTCGAGAAAATCGCAAACTTCTAA
- a CDS encoding 1-pyrroline-5 carboxylate dehydrogenase (COG1012 NAD-dependent aldehyde dehydrogenases): MNDIQLEIAKRGEEILKRMESQSKASIFSKDFWYGSVMEWSMKNEKFKTNMFRFVDVLPSLNSGDEVARHLKEYFSEDGGSLPPVFNVGLGLGSLAPGLMAGAIKKNVTGMAKMFITGENPDEALPVLKKARKNKMTFTVDILGEATLSEQEAQEYNNKYIELINWLAKDAEKWDEVPQIDRDHEGALPKVNVSVKMTALYSQIKDSAWDVSKTILKDRLRPVFRLGMEKGVFVNLDMEHYAVKHLTVEVFTELINEPEFKNYKFFGLVIQTYLRDSFDDIKSLTEFAKQRGTPFWIRLVKGAYWDSETIEAEQRGWPIPVYTVKAESDANFERCAKYLLENIKVIRPAFASHNVRSLAACMLYAEQLNIPKEALEFQMLYGMAEPIKKTIVDMGYRLREYAPVGELIPGMAYLVRRLLENTSNESWLRGKFADGKSTAELLKDPAHGLTPTNAILEKKSGKFYNEPLLDFAVAENRNNLMKALADFEKTLPVTVPVIVNGKETQTNKIFERVNPSHKSQVIGKVHMANIELAEEAMQTAHAAFKTWRKTSVEERAALVDKLADLMSRDRFKLIATQVLEVGKPWAEADGDIGEAIDFCRYYAAHMRELNKPLKVGGVPGEVSHYLYKPRGVTAVIAPWNFPLAILCGMVAAAAVTGNTVVMKPAEQSSVVALGLMKMIQEAGFPKGVINFLPGYGEEVGEHIVNHPHTAVISFTGSKAVGLHILNRASVVHPGQQHVKRCIIEMGGKNAVIIDNDADLDEAVGGVLYSAFGFSGQKCSAASRVIVLEEVYDRFAERLVEAAKSIEVLAAENPKAYMGPVVDEEAHARILNTINEAEGKHQLLFSGQVPADGFYAPPTIFGNVPADSDLAQKEIFGPVVALIKAKDLTQALEFANSTEYALTGGIFSRSPGNIARVKEELEVGNMYINRGITGAMVDRHPFGGFKMSGAGSKTGGPDYLKQYMEPVAVTENTMRRGFAPVEE; encoded by the coding sequence ATGAATGACATTCAATTAGAAATCGCCAAGCGTGGCGAGGAAATTTTGAAGCGTATGGAAAGCCAATCAAAGGCTTCCATTTTCTCTAAAGATTTTTGGTATGGCTCCGTGATGGAATGGAGCATGAAAAATGAAAAATTCAAAACCAATATGTTCCGTTTTGTGGACGTATTGCCTTCATTGAATTCCGGCGATGAGGTTGCTCGTCATTTGAAAGAATACTTCTCTGAAGACGGTGGATCTCTGCCTCCAGTTTTCAACGTGGGCTTGGGCCTTGGCTCTCTTGCTCCGGGCTTAATGGCAGGAGCCATTAAGAAAAACGTCACGGGAATGGCTAAGATGTTCATCACTGGTGAAAATCCAGATGAAGCTCTTCCGGTTTTAAAGAAAGCACGTAAAAACAAAATGACTTTCACCGTAGATATCCTCGGAGAAGCCACTTTGTCTGAACAAGAAGCCCAAGAGTACAATAACAAGTACATTGAGTTGATCAACTGGCTCGCAAAAGATGCTGAGAAATGGGACGAAGTTCCTCAGATTGATCGCGATCACGAAGGGGCTCTGCCAAAAGTAAACGTGTCTGTTAAAATGACAGCGCTTTATTCGCAAATCAAAGACTCTGCTTGGGATGTTTCAAAAACAATTTTGAAAGACCGTCTTCGCCCTGTTTTCCGTTTAGGTATGGAAAAAGGCGTTTTCGTAAATTTAGATATGGAACACTACGCTGTTAAGCACTTAACAGTTGAAGTTTTCACAGAGCTTATCAATGAGCCAGAATTTAAAAATTATAAATTCTTCGGTCTTGTAATCCAAACATACCTGCGTGATTCTTTTGACGACATCAAGTCTTTAACAGAGTTTGCAAAACAACGTGGCACACCATTCTGGATTCGTCTTGTAAAAGGTGCTTACTGGGATTCTGAGACGATTGAAGCTGAACAACGTGGCTGGCCAATTCCAGTTTACACAGTGAAAGCAGAATCAGATGCCAACTTTGAGCGTTGCGCGAAATATCTTTTAGAAAACATCAAAGTGATCCGCCCTGCTTTTGCTTCTCATAACGTTCGTTCGTTAGCAGCTTGTATGCTTTACGCAGAACAATTAAACATTCCAAAAGAAGCGCTTGAATTCCAAATGCTTTATGGAATGGCTGAGCCGATCAAAAAAACTATCGTAGACATGGGCTACCGCTTACGTGAATACGCTCCAGTGGGTGAGTTGATTCCAGGAATGGCTTACCTTGTTCGCCGTCTTCTTGAAAACACTTCTAACGAATCTTGGTTGCGTGGAAAGTTTGCCGATGGAAAATCCACAGCAGAACTTCTAAAAGACCCTGCTCATGGATTAACTCCAACAAATGCCATCTTAGAGAAAAAATCAGGCAAGTTCTATAATGAGCCACTTTTAGATTTTGCCGTGGCAGAAAATCGCAACAACCTAATGAAAGCTCTTGCTGACTTTGAAAAAACTTTGCCTGTAACAGTTCCTGTGATCGTCAACGGTAAAGAGACTCAAACAAACAAGATCTTTGAACGCGTGAATCCTTCTCACAAGTCGCAAGTTATCGGCAAAGTTCATATGGCAAATATCGAACTTGCTGAAGAAGCCATGCAAACGGCTCACGCAGCCTTTAAGACTTGGAGAAAAACAAGCGTTGAAGAAAGAGCCGCTCTTGTTGATAAGCTTGCAGACTTAATGTCTCGCGATCGCTTTAAACTTATTGCGACTCAAGTCCTTGAAGTGGGTAAGCCATGGGCTGAGGCCGATGGGGATATCGGTGAAGCTATCGACTTCTGCCGTTACTACGCAGCTCATATGCGTGAACTGAATAAACCACTTAAAGTGGGCGGCGTTCCTGGTGAGGTTTCTCACTATCTTTACAAACCTCGCGGTGTGACTGCGGTTATCGCTCCTTGGAACTTCCCTCTAGCAATCCTGTGCGGAATGGTGGCAGCTGCGGCTGTAACAGGTAACACCGTTGTTATGAAGCCTGCGGAGCAGTCTTCCGTGGTGGCGTTGGGTCTTATGAAAATGATCCAAGAAGCAGGATTCCCGAAAGGCGTTATTAACTTCCTTCCTGGTTACGGTGAAGAAGTTGGAGAACACATCGTGAACCACCCTCACACAGCGGTGATTTCATTCACAGGTTCTAAAGCTGTCGGTCTTCATATTTTAAACAGAGCCTCTGTGGTTCACCCAGGCCAACAACACGTCAAACGCTGCATTATCGAAATGGGCGGTAAAAACGCCGTCATCATCGATAACGATGCCGATCTAGATGAAGCCGTGGGTGGAGTTCTTTACTCAGCATTTGGCTTCAGTGGTCAGAAGTGTTCTGCGGCAAGCCGCGTGATTGTTCTTGAAGAAGTCTACGATCGCTTTGCAGAACGCCTTGTGGAAGCAGCTAAATCTATCGAAGTCTTGGCAGCAGAAAATCCAAAAGCTTACATGGGACCCGTTGTCGATGAAGAAGCGCATGCGCGTATTCTAAATACGATCAACGAAGCCGAAGGTAAGCACCAGTTACTATTTAGCGGCCAAGTACCAGCAGATGGTTTCTATGCTCCGCCAACAATCTTTGGAAATGTTCCAGCAGACTCTGATCTTGCGCAAAAAGAGATCTTCGGCCCAGTGGTTGCACTGATTAAAGCCAAAGATTTAACTCAAGCTCTTGAGTTTGCGAATAGCACTGAGTACGCCTTGACGGGTGGTATCTTCTCTCGCAGCCCAGGCAATATTGCCCGCGTAAAAGAAGAGCTCGAAGTTGGAAACATGTACATCAACCGTGGTATCACAGGTGCGATGGTTGACCGCCATCCATTTGGTGGATTCAAAATGTCAGGTGCTGGCTCTAAAACTGGCGGACCTGATTACTTGAAACAATACATGGAACCAGTTGCCGTCACAGAGAATACAATGCGCCGAGGTTTTGCTCCGGTTGAAGAGTAA
- a CDS encoding hypothetical protein (COG0179 2-keto-4-pentenoate hydratase/2-oxohepta-3-ene-1,7-dioic acid hydratase (catechol pathway)), with protein MIRNIWAVGRNYADHAKELGNAVPQEPMIFLKAGSTAVENSAEFKLPNWAHDIHHEVELALEFDADFNFKRGAIALDLTERTIQNELKTKGHPWTLAKSFTQSTPLSAWFNITPEEIQNLRLVLKVNGETRQDGNTQDMIFSAETLRKYVLERFPVCPGDLLLTGTPAGVGPVKPGDVLEAEILGSGTSQIKKTWKAF; from the coding sequence ATGATTCGCAATATTTGGGCAGTTGGTCGTAACTACGCTGATCACGCCAAGGAGCTCGGGAATGCCGTCCCTCAAGAGCCTATGATCTTTTTAAAAGCTGGTAGTACCGCTGTCGAAAACAGCGCGGAATTCAAACTCCCGAATTGGGCTCATGATATCCACCATGAAGTAGAGCTTGCTTTGGAGTTCGATGCAGATTTCAACTTCAAGCGCGGCGCCATCGCTTTGGATCTCACCGAAAGAACGATCCAAAATGAACTTAAAACCAAAGGGCACCCATGGACGCTGGCAAAGAGCTTTACGCAATCCACTCCCCTTTCTGCTTGGTTTAACATCACGCCGGAAGAGATTCAGAACCTGCGTTTGGTTTTAAAGGTCAACGGCGAAACCCGCCAAGACGGCAACACCCAAGACATGATCTTTTCCGCTGAAACTTTGCGCAAATATGTTCTAGAACGCTTCCCTGTTTGCCCAGGAGATTTACTCCTGACAGGCACACCGGCAGGTGTAGGCCCCGTAAAGCCGGGCGACGTTTTAGAAGCTGAAATCCTAGGCAGCGGAACCTCCCAAATAAAAAAGACCTGGAAAGCCTTCTAA
- a CDS encoding phosphoglycerate mutase (COG0406 Fructose-2,6-bisphosphatase) encodes MKIFIFRHAQKSMDFSGDPDLNSQGHAQAQELAKKVLSGELPRPTALWVSPKKRAQNTFLPVSEELQIPLQITPDLLEQQSHENTTAFRQRLQALLNKAMDSGEEVLFLCSHYDVTVEFMSLIDADKDLSMFTHWHSCQYIGFDVQEPDFKLLCFERISV; translated from the coding sequence ATGAAGATCTTCATATTTAGACATGCCCAAAAATCCATGGATTTCTCCGGAGACCCTGATTTAAATTCCCAAGGTCACGCCCAAGCACAAGAGCTTGCTAAAAAAGTTCTTTCTGGTGAACTTCCTCGGCCCACAGCTCTTTGGGTATCACCTAAAAAGCGAGCCCAGAACACGTTCCTCCCCGTGTCTGAAGAGCTTCAAATACCTCTGCAAATCACTCCGGATCTCTTGGAGCAACAAAGCCATGAAAACACCACCGCCTTTCGCCAACGACTTCAAGCTCTGCTCAATAAAGCCATGGACAGCGGCGAAGAAGTTTTATTTTTATGCAGCCACTATGATGTCACCGTGGAATTCATGAGCTTGATTGATGCGGATAAAGATCTTTCAATGTTCACCCACTGGCACTCGTGCCAATACATTGGCTTTGATGTTCAAGAGCCCGATTTTAAACTTCTTTGTTTTGAGAGGATTTCAGTATGA
- a CDS encoding hypothetical protein (COG1281 Disulfide bond chaperones of the HSP33 family) translates to MSKQRVHRFVSKDLTVRIAAVNATEVVQHMQGLQNTYPLATIAVGRGMVGALLMAAQLKEGQTVGLLFKGDGPLGSVYAEASYEGHVRGYTPNPQYTPENYDKGLNLTEAMGKGTLNVTRHLPFQKQPFHGMVDLVTGEIGHDIAHYLHQSHQIRSLVSLGVYLDHDAKVQVAGGVLIEVMPGVSEEVVDMIQANYEDFQPNISKMLMEGAQPVDLVKPFMAGIEFEEISHDHLVRYSCPCDQERVVRALEALGVAELEDMITKSEPADVTCQVCGKPYTVNIEELKVIKDRISHLH, encoded by the coding sequence ATGAGTAAACAGCGTGTCCATCGCTTTGTATCTAAAGATTTAACGGTACGTATTGCCGCCGTCAACGCCACTGAGGTTGTTCAACACATGCAGGGTTTACAGAACACTTATCCTTTGGCAACAATTGCAGTGGGAAGAGGCATGGTTGGGGCTCTTTTGATGGCAGCCCAGCTTAAAGAAGGCCAAACTGTCGGTTTGCTTTTTAAAGGTGACGGGCCTTTGGGAAGTGTTTATGCCGAAGCTTCCTACGAAGGGCACGTGCGCGGTTACACTCCGAATCCGCAGTATACACCAGAAAACTATGACAAAGGTTTAAATCTTACGGAGGCGATGGGTAAAGGTACTCTGAACGTGACTCGTCATTTGCCATTTCAAAAACAACCCTTCCACGGAATGGTTGATTTAGTAACTGGCGAAATCGGGCATGACATTGCTCACTACTTACATCAGTCCCATCAGATTCGCTCGTTGGTTTCTTTAGGTGTTTATCTTGATCATGACGCTAAAGTTCAAGTCGCTGGCGGCGTTCTGATTGAAGTCATGCCAGGTGTTTCTGAAGAAGTGGTTGATATGATTCAAGCCAACTACGAAGACTTCCAACCGAACATTTCAAAAATGTTGATGGAAGGGGCGCAGCCTGTGGATCTGGTAAAACCGTTCATGGCGGGAATTGAATTTGAAGAGATCTCTCACGATCACCTTGTTCGTTACTCGTGCCCTTGTGACCAAGAACGTGTAGTGCGTGCTTTGGAAGCCTTGGGTGTGGCGGAACTTGAAGACATGATCACAAAGTCAGAGCCTGCGGATGTGACTTGCCAAGTTTGCGGTAAGCCTTACACTGTGAACATTGAAGAGCTGAAAGTGATCAAAGATAGAATTTCTCATCTACACTAA